Proteins encoded in a region of the Amphiprion ocellaris isolate individual 3 ecotype Okinawa chromosome 21, ASM2253959v1, whole genome shotgun sequence genome:
- the vezt gene encoding vezatin isoform X1: protein MTEEFDEDVVFENSPLFQYLHDLGHTDFEACPTASQEEEYGAQEGDATSSGDKPHKTSGGHLWRLAEALWRWSPIHQAAASHKLEQQLDCVFGQYSVRCILDQDVLLQEDVELIELLDPSLLTLGSSPSGLSNRASTLPRPSLIARPSIWDVAGLVGLAAVLLGLCSASEGLWSLAAAPWGLALLGWVGLRGVTLWRRGRMQRAVHTRATQLQALVHNSKTLTGLSRKALRLVQETEVISRGFTLLLDRVSAASSFSRAVPRAQQLIGLRKALYRALRSAFRASRRATCHMLKAFPLNSEIDNVTNYVSAVPLKELGLGLGIEHLGDEQAQELTDDYSLPALKMLYQLWVGQSSECFRRLALLLSPHRMEEPEEGGPKGSASSPPCPPPLHRSVAAVTEPLHHALASCLGEVQRSYDFHRHFETQPRATGSDRTGRAREKCRELNTLHTSIRSLQLHLKALLSEMIILEDDLEKLMVSKELTELTLEGYQDLSDRLHQLQPHMQASAGCWEDTISQVERMLRRANACPGNAEGLEQCGTPVAEVPAPPPSYPLILDRDPVPEELEWEAYVSDSDSDGEDRGSWCDSLSPEERERQRREREESRRVLSELKAVLGFRASEEERMKRKQLLFNDQAAVVLSVRTDGPDPSDAGEAGDVEGNHLSERPAGNKGEEVEGRDGRVRPDPSADPAVTEFSCGLEGGEVGGASVCSRGGGGASELHQYDGDVEEGDGQNGVDCFLKPKVTAVSVMDRLTEIHGSEALSFSSSVAAQVAARSHSLINMEEQTFGDDGEDEEDGDED from the exons ATGACTGAGGAGTTTGACGAAGATGTGGTATTTGAG AACTCTCCTCTTTTCCAGTACCTGCATGATCTAGGGCACACAGACTTTGAGGCATGTCCGACGGCATCGCAGGAGGAGGAATATGGTGCACAAGAGGGAGATGCCACCTCCTCTGGCGACAAGCCACACAAAACTTCA GGAGGACACTTATGGAGACTGGCTGAGGCCTTGTGGAGATGGAGCCCGATTCACCAGGCGGCTGCATCCCATaagctggagcagcagctg GACTGCGTGTTCGGCCAGTACTCGGTGAGGTGCATTCTAGACCAGGAcgtgctgctgcaggaggacgTGGAGCTGATCGAGCTGCTGGACCCCAGTCTGCTCACCCTCGGGTCGTCGCCCTCTGGCTTGTCCAACCGAGCGAGCACCCTGCCCAGACCGAGCCTCATCGCCAGGCCCTCCATATG GGACGTGGCTGGGCTGGTCGGCCTGGCTGCAGTGCTGCTGGGACTCTGTTCTGCCTCCGAGGGTCTGTGGTCTCTGGCTGCAGCCCCGTGGGGTCTGGCCCTGCTGGGCTGGGTGGGGCTGAGGGGGGTCACGCTGTGGAGACGGGGCCGGATGCAGAGAGCCGTCCACACCAGGGCCACCCAGCTCCAGGCTCTGGTCCACAACAGCAAGACTCTCACCGGACTGTCCCGCAAAGCCCTGCGTCTGGTGCAGGAGACCGAGGTCATCTCCAGAGGGTTCACCCT TTTGCTCGACAGGGTGAGTGCGGCCAGCTCCTTTAGCAGGGCGGTGCCACGGGCCCAGCAGCTCATCGGACTGAGGAAGGCCTTGTACCGGGCGCTCCGCTCGGCCTTTAGAGCCTCTCGCAGGGCCACCTGTCACATGCTCAAGG CGTTCCCTCTGAACTCCGAGATCGACAACGTGACCAACTACGTGTCCGCGGTGCCTCTGAAGGAGCTGGGCCTCGGCCTGGGAATCGAACACCTGGGCGACGAGCAGGCCCAGGAGCTGACCGACGACTACAGCCTGCCCGCCCTGAAG ATGCTGTACCAGCTGTGGGTGGGACAAAGCTCCGAATGTTTCCGTCGGCTGGCTCTCCTCCTCTCGCCGCACCGGATGGAGGAGCCGGAGGAGggaggacccaaaggatccgcctcctctcctccttgtCCGCCCCCGCTGCACCGGTCCGTCGCCGCGGTGACCGAACCCCTCCACCACGCCCTGGCCAGCTGCCTGGGCGAAGTGCAGCGCAGCTACGACTTCCACCGACACTTCGAGACCCAGCCGAGGGCGACGGGCTCCGACAGGACCGGGCGAGCCAGAGAGAAATGCCGAGAGCTCAACACCTTGCACACCTCCATCCGAAGCCTGCAGCTGCACCTGAAGGCCCTGCTCAGCGA GATGATCATCCTGGAGGACGACCTGGAGAAGCTCATGGTGTCTAAGGAGCTGACAGAGTTGACCCTGGAGGGCTACCAGGACCTCAGCGACCGACTGCACCAGCTGCAGCCTCACATGCAGGCCAGCGCCGGCTGCTGGGAGGACACCATCAGCCAGGTGGAGCGCATGCTGAGACGGGCCAACGCCTGTCCAG GTAATGCTGAGGGTCTGGAGCAGTGTGGTACTCCTGTAGCTGAAgtccctgctcctcctccatcctaCCCCCTCATCCTGGACAGAGACCCCGTACCAGAGGAGCTG GAGTGGGAGGCCTACGTGTCCGACTCGGACTCTGACGGTGAAGACAGAGGCTCGTGGTGCGACTCTTTGTCCCCGGAGGAGCGTGAGCGGCAGCGGCGAGAGAGGGAGGAGTCCCGTCGCGTCCTGTCGGAGCTCAAAGCCGTCCTGGGCTTCAGAGCGTccgaggaggagaggatgaagaggaagcaGCTGCTCTTCAACGACCAAG CTGCTGTGGTGCTTTCAGTTCGCACTGACGGTCCAGATCCGTCAGACGCTGGCGAAGCTGGCGACGTCGAAGGAAACCACCTATCGGAGCGCCCCGCAGGAAACAAAGGGGAGGAAGTGGAAGGAAGAGACGGCAGGGTGAGGCCTGACCCCTCCGCAGACCCGGCGGTGACGGAGTTCAGCTGTGGTTTGGAGGGAGGGGAGGTGGGAGGAGCTTCggtctgcagcagaggaggaggaggagcatcGGAGCTGCACCAGTACGACGGCGACGTGGAGGAGGGGGACGGTCAGAACGGTGTGGACTGCTTCCTGAAGCCTAAAGTCACGGCCGTGTCCGTGatggacagactgacagagatcCACGGCTCCGAGGCCCTCAGCTTCAGCTCCTCGGTCGCCGCTCAGGTGGCCGCCCGCTCGCACTCGCTCATCAACATGGAGGAGCAGACGTTCGGAGACGACGGGGAGGACGAAGAAGATGGAGACGAGGACTAA
- the vezt gene encoding vezatin isoform X2, giving the protein MTEEFDEDVVFENSPLFQYLHDLGHTDFEACPTASQEEEYGAQEGDATSSGDKPHKTSGGHLWRLAEALWRWSPIHQAAASHKLEQQLDCVFGQYSVRCILDQDVLLQEDVELIELLDPSLLTLGSSPSGLSNRASTLPRPSLIARPSIWDVAGLVGLAAVLLGLCSASEGLWSLAAAPWGLALLGWVGLRGVTLWRRGRMQRAVHTRATQLQALVHNSKTLTGLSRKALRLVQETEVISRGFTLVSAASSFSRAVPRAQQLIGLRKALYRALRSAFRASRRATCHMLKAFPLNSEIDNVTNYVSAVPLKELGLGLGIEHLGDEQAQELTDDYSLPALKMLYQLWVGQSSECFRRLALLLSPHRMEEPEEGGPKGSASSPPCPPPLHRSVAAVTEPLHHALASCLGEVQRSYDFHRHFETQPRATGSDRTGRAREKCRELNTLHTSIRSLQLHLKALLSEMIILEDDLEKLMVSKELTELTLEGYQDLSDRLHQLQPHMQASAGCWEDTISQVERMLRRANACPGNAEGLEQCGTPVAEVPAPPPSYPLILDRDPVPEELEWEAYVSDSDSDGEDRGSWCDSLSPEERERQRREREESRRVLSELKAVLGFRASEEERMKRKQLLFNDQAAVVLSVRTDGPDPSDAGEAGDVEGNHLSERPAGNKGEEVEGRDGRVRPDPSADPAVTEFSCGLEGGEVGGASVCSRGGGGASELHQYDGDVEEGDGQNGVDCFLKPKVTAVSVMDRLTEIHGSEALSFSSSVAAQVAARSHSLINMEEQTFGDDGEDEEDGDED; this is encoded by the exons ATGACTGAGGAGTTTGACGAAGATGTGGTATTTGAG AACTCTCCTCTTTTCCAGTACCTGCATGATCTAGGGCACACAGACTTTGAGGCATGTCCGACGGCATCGCAGGAGGAGGAATATGGTGCACAAGAGGGAGATGCCACCTCCTCTGGCGACAAGCCACACAAAACTTCA GGAGGACACTTATGGAGACTGGCTGAGGCCTTGTGGAGATGGAGCCCGATTCACCAGGCGGCTGCATCCCATaagctggagcagcagctg GACTGCGTGTTCGGCCAGTACTCGGTGAGGTGCATTCTAGACCAGGAcgtgctgctgcaggaggacgTGGAGCTGATCGAGCTGCTGGACCCCAGTCTGCTCACCCTCGGGTCGTCGCCCTCTGGCTTGTCCAACCGAGCGAGCACCCTGCCCAGACCGAGCCTCATCGCCAGGCCCTCCATATG GGACGTGGCTGGGCTGGTCGGCCTGGCTGCAGTGCTGCTGGGACTCTGTTCTGCCTCCGAGGGTCTGTGGTCTCTGGCTGCAGCCCCGTGGGGTCTGGCCCTGCTGGGCTGGGTGGGGCTGAGGGGGGTCACGCTGTGGAGACGGGGCCGGATGCAGAGAGCCGTCCACACCAGGGCCACCCAGCTCCAGGCTCTGGTCCACAACAGCAAGACTCTCACCGGACTGTCCCGCAAAGCCCTGCGTCTGGTGCAGGAGACCGAGGTCATCTCCAGAGGGTTCACCCT GGTGAGTGCGGCCAGCTCCTTTAGCAGGGCGGTGCCACGGGCCCAGCAGCTCATCGGACTGAGGAAGGCCTTGTACCGGGCGCTCCGCTCGGCCTTTAGAGCCTCTCGCAGGGCCACCTGTCACATGCTCAAGG CGTTCCCTCTGAACTCCGAGATCGACAACGTGACCAACTACGTGTCCGCGGTGCCTCTGAAGGAGCTGGGCCTCGGCCTGGGAATCGAACACCTGGGCGACGAGCAGGCCCAGGAGCTGACCGACGACTACAGCCTGCCCGCCCTGAAG ATGCTGTACCAGCTGTGGGTGGGACAAAGCTCCGAATGTTTCCGTCGGCTGGCTCTCCTCCTCTCGCCGCACCGGATGGAGGAGCCGGAGGAGggaggacccaaaggatccgcctcctctcctccttgtCCGCCCCCGCTGCACCGGTCCGTCGCCGCGGTGACCGAACCCCTCCACCACGCCCTGGCCAGCTGCCTGGGCGAAGTGCAGCGCAGCTACGACTTCCACCGACACTTCGAGACCCAGCCGAGGGCGACGGGCTCCGACAGGACCGGGCGAGCCAGAGAGAAATGCCGAGAGCTCAACACCTTGCACACCTCCATCCGAAGCCTGCAGCTGCACCTGAAGGCCCTGCTCAGCGA GATGATCATCCTGGAGGACGACCTGGAGAAGCTCATGGTGTCTAAGGAGCTGACAGAGTTGACCCTGGAGGGCTACCAGGACCTCAGCGACCGACTGCACCAGCTGCAGCCTCACATGCAGGCCAGCGCCGGCTGCTGGGAGGACACCATCAGCCAGGTGGAGCGCATGCTGAGACGGGCCAACGCCTGTCCAG GTAATGCTGAGGGTCTGGAGCAGTGTGGTACTCCTGTAGCTGAAgtccctgctcctcctccatcctaCCCCCTCATCCTGGACAGAGACCCCGTACCAGAGGAGCTG GAGTGGGAGGCCTACGTGTCCGACTCGGACTCTGACGGTGAAGACAGAGGCTCGTGGTGCGACTCTTTGTCCCCGGAGGAGCGTGAGCGGCAGCGGCGAGAGAGGGAGGAGTCCCGTCGCGTCCTGTCGGAGCTCAAAGCCGTCCTGGGCTTCAGAGCGTccgaggaggagaggatgaagaggaagcaGCTGCTCTTCAACGACCAAG CTGCTGTGGTGCTTTCAGTTCGCACTGACGGTCCAGATCCGTCAGACGCTGGCGAAGCTGGCGACGTCGAAGGAAACCACCTATCGGAGCGCCCCGCAGGAAACAAAGGGGAGGAAGTGGAAGGAAGAGACGGCAGGGTGAGGCCTGACCCCTCCGCAGACCCGGCGGTGACGGAGTTCAGCTGTGGTTTGGAGGGAGGGGAGGTGGGAGGAGCTTCggtctgcagcagaggaggaggaggagcatcGGAGCTGCACCAGTACGACGGCGACGTGGAGGAGGGGGACGGTCAGAACGGTGTGGACTGCTTCCTGAAGCCTAAAGTCACGGCCGTGTCCGTGatggacagactgacagagatcCACGGCTCCGAGGCCCTCAGCTTCAGCTCCTCGGTCGCCGCTCAGGTGGCCGCCCGCTCGCACTCGCTCATCAACATGGAGGAGCAGACGTTCGGAGACGACGGGGAGGACGAAGAAGATGGAGACGAGGACTAA
- the vezt gene encoding vezatin isoform X3, which yields MHNSPLFQYLHDLGHTDFEACPTASQEEEYGAQEGDATSSGDKPHKTSGGHLWRLAEALWRWSPIHQAAASHKLEQQLDCVFGQYSVRCILDQDVLLQEDVELIELLDPSLLTLGSSPSGLSNRASTLPRPSLIARPSIWDVAGLVGLAAVLLGLCSASEGLWSLAAAPWGLALLGWVGLRGVTLWRRGRMQRAVHTRATQLQALVHNSKTLTGLSRKALRLVQETEVISRGFTLLLDRVSAASSFSRAVPRAQQLIGLRKALYRALRSAFRASRRATCHMLKAFPLNSEIDNVTNYVSAVPLKELGLGLGIEHLGDEQAQELTDDYSLPALKMLYQLWVGQSSECFRRLALLLSPHRMEEPEEGGPKGSASSPPCPPPLHRSVAAVTEPLHHALASCLGEVQRSYDFHRHFETQPRATGSDRTGRAREKCRELNTLHTSIRSLQLHLKALLSEMIILEDDLEKLMVSKELTELTLEGYQDLSDRLHQLQPHMQASAGCWEDTISQVERMLRRANACPGNAEGLEQCGTPVAEVPAPPPSYPLILDRDPVPEELEWEAYVSDSDSDGEDRGSWCDSLSPEERERQRREREESRRVLSELKAVLGFRASEEERMKRKQLLFNDQAAVVLSVRTDGPDPSDAGEAGDVEGNHLSERPAGNKGEEVEGRDGRVRPDPSADPAVTEFSCGLEGGEVGGASVCSRGGGGASELHQYDGDVEEGDGQNGVDCFLKPKVTAVSVMDRLTEIHGSEALSFSSSVAAQVAARSHSLINMEEQTFGDDGEDEEDGDED from the exons ATGCAT AACTCTCCTCTTTTCCAGTACCTGCATGATCTAGGGCACACAGACTTTGAGGCATGTCCGACGGCATCGCAGGAGGAGGAATATGGTGCACAAGAGGGAGATGCCACCTCCTCTGGCGACAAGCCACACAAAACTTCA GGAGGACACTTATGGAGACTGGCTGAGGCCTTGTGGAGATGGAGCCCGATTCACCAGGCGGCTGCATCCCATaagctggagcagcagctg GACTGCGTGTTCGGCCAGTACTCGGTGAGGTGCATTCTAGACCAGGAcgtgctgctgcaggaggacgTGGAGCTGATCGAGCTGCTGGACCCCAGTCTGCTCACCCTCGGGTCGTCGCCCTCTGGCTTGTCCAACCGAGCGAGCACCCTGCCCAGACCGAGCCTCATCGCCAGGCCCTCCATATG GGACGTGGCTGGGCTGGTCGGCCTGGCTGCAGTGCTGCTGGGACTCTGTTCTGCCTCCGAGGGTCTGTGGTCTCTGGCTGCAGCCCCGTGGGGTCTGGCCCTGCTGGGCTGGGTGGGGCTGAGGGGGGTCACGCTGTGGAGACGGGGCCGGATGCAGAGAGCCGTCCACACCAGGGCCACCCAGCTCCAGGCTCTGGTCCACAACAGCAAGACTCTCACCGGACTGTCCCGCAAAGCCCTGCGTCTGGTGCAGGAGACCGAGGTCATCTCCAGAGGGTTCACCCT TTTGCTCGACAGGGTGAGTGCGGCCAGCTCCTTTAGCAGGGCGGTGCCACGGGCCCAGCAGCTCATCGGACTGAGGAAGGCCTTGTACCGGGCGCTCCGCTCGGCCTTTAGAGCCTCTCGCAGGGCCACCTGTCACATGCTCAAGG CGTTCCCTCTGAACTCCGAGATCGACAACGTGACCAACTACGTGTCCGCGGTGCCTCTGAAGGAGCTGGGCCTCGGCCTGGGAATCGAACACCTGGGCGACGAGCAGGCCCAGGAGCTGACCGACGACTACAGCCTGCCCGCCCTGAAG ATGCTGTACCAGCTGTGGGTGGGACAAAGCTCCGAATGTTTCCGTCGGCTGGCTCTCCTCCTCTCGCCGCACCGGATGGAGGAGCCGGAGGAGggaggacccaaaggatccgcctcctctcctccttgtCCGCCCCCGCTGCACCGGTCCGTCGCCGCGGTGACCGAACCCCTCCACCACGCCCTGGCCAGCTGCCTGGGCGAAGTGCAGCGCAGCTACGACTTCCACCGACACTTCGAGACCCAGCCGAGGGCGACGGGCTCCGACAGGACCGGGCGAGCCAGAGAGAAATGCCGAGAGCTCAACACCTTGCACACCTCCATCCGAAGCCTGCAGCTGCACCTGAAGGCCCTGCTCAGCGA GATGATCATCCTGGAGGACGACCTGGAGAAGCTCATGGTGTCTAAGGAGCTGACAGAGTTGACCCTGGAGGGCTACCAGGACCTCAGCGACCGACTGCACCAGCTGCAGCCTCACATGCAGGCCAGCGCCGGCTGCTGGGAGGACACCATCAGCCAGGTGGAGCGCATGCTGAGACGGGCCAACGCCTGTCCAG GTAATGCTGAGGGTCTGGAGCAGTGTGGTACTCCTGTAGCTGAAgtccctgctcctcctccatcctaCCCCCTCATCCTGGACAGAGACCCCGTACCAGAGGAGCTG GAGTGGGAGGCCTACGTGTCCGACTCGGACTCTGACGGTGAAGACAGAGGCTCGTGGTGCGACTCTTTGTCCCCGGAGGAGCGTGAGCGGCAGCGGCGAGAGAGGGAGGAGTCCCGTCGCGTCCTGTCGGAGCTCAAAGCCGTCCTGGGCTTCAGAGCGTccgaggaggagaggatgaagaggaagcaGCTGCTCTTCAACGACCAAG CTGCTGTGGTGCTTTCAGTTCGCACTGACGGTCCAGATCCGTCAGACGCTGGCGAAGCTGGCGACGTCGAAGGAAACCACCTATCGGAGCGCCCCGCAGGAAACAAAGGGGAGGAAGTGGAAGGAAGAGACGGCAGGGTGAGGCCTGACCCCTCCGCAGACCCGGCGGTGACGGAGTTCAGCTGTGGTTTGGAGGGAGGGGAGGTGGGAGGAGCTTCggtctgcagcagaggaggaggaggagcatcGGAGCTGCACCAGTACGACGGCGACGTGGAGGAGGGGGACGGTCAGAACGGTGTGGACTGCTTCCTGAAGCCTAAAGTCACGGCCGTGTCCGTGatggacagactgacagagatcCACGGCTCCGAGGCCCTCAGCTTCAGCTCCTCGGTCGCCGCTCAGGTGGCCGCCCGCTCGCACTCGCTCATCAACATGGAGGAGCAGACGTTCGGAGACGACGGGGAGGACGAAGAAGATGGAGACGAGGACTAA